In Bacillus cytotoxicus NVH 391-98, the following are encoded in one genomic region:
- a CDS encoding IS3-like element ISBce13 family transposase (programmed frameshift): protein MANKNFNEEFKKMVVELYHSDQSVKELSSEYGVSEVTIYKWIKKYSPITTIDEEEMTPEDLKRMQKEMLRLKEENEIFKKGYGHIREKINDTELHQFIDCQKETHSVRTMCQTLGIARSSYYQSQHKTESKRSRENEELTKQIIQIHQDSGGRYGAPKIHQTLLEQGFQVSVKRVQRLMKKENIRSIILKKYKPHSSKSTIEERINLLEQDFSTTTINEKWVADITYIYTQKDGWCYLASVMDLHSKKIIGYSFSRNMTTNLVVKALENAYHTQRPQKGLILHTDLGTQYTSQEFQTLLANYKIKPSFSKKGCPYDNACIESFHAILKKEEVYRTKYVSFEEANLALFQYIEGFYNRKRIHSSIGYKTPQTIEDLAIKVA, encoded by the exons ATGGCAAACAAGAACTTTAATGAAGAATTTAAAAAGATGGTTGTTGAATTATATCATTCAGACCAATCTGTGAAAGAATTAAGCAGCGAGTATGGTGTATCAGAAGTAACGATTTATAAATGGATTAAAAAATATTCTCCTATCACAACGATTGATGAGGAAGAAATGACTCCAGAAGATCTAAAACGAATGCAAAAAGAAATGCTTCGCCTGAAAGAGGAGAATGAGATAT TTAAAAAAGGCTATGGCCATATTCGCGAAAAAATAAACGATACAGAATTACATCAATTTATCGATTGTCAAAAAGAAACACACTCTGTTCGTACAATGTGTCAAACACTTGGAATAGCGAGAAGTTCGTATTACCAATCTCAGCACAAAACAGAGTCAAAGCGTAGTCGTGAAAATGAAGAGTTAACCAAACAAATTATACAAATTCATCAAGATAGTGGAGGGCGTTACGGTGCACCGAAAATTCATCAAACCCTATTGGAACAAGGGTTTCAAGTAAGTGTAAAGCGTGTGCAACGACTCATGAAAAAAGAAAATATTCGCTCCATCATCTTAAAGAAATATAAACCACATTCATCAAAATCAACTATAGAAGAACGAATAAATCTACTAGAACAGGACTTCTCTACAACGACAATTAATGAAAAGTGGGTGGCGGATATTACTTATATTTACACGCAAAAAGATGGCTGGTGTTACCTTGCATCAGTGATGGATTTGCATTCTAAGAAAATTATTGGATATTCATTTTCACGAAATATGACAACGAACCTTGTGGTAAAAGCTTTAGAAAACGCTTACCATACACAAAGACCACAAAAAGGGCTCATTTTACATACTGATTTAGGAACACAATATACAAGTCAGGAATTTCAAACTTTACTCGCGAATTATAAAATAAAGCCTTCTTTCAGTAAAAAAGGTTGTCCATACGATAACGCTTGTATTGAGTCATTTCACGCCATTTTAAAGAAAGAAGAAGTATATCGTACAAAATATGTCTCATTTGAAGAAGCAAATCTAGCACTATTTCAATACATTGAGGGATTTTATAATCGTAAGCGAATCCATAGTAGCATCGGTTATAAAACTCCTCAAACAATAGAAGATCTGGCTATAAAAGTAGCTTAG